One part of the Macrobrachium rosenbergii isolate ZJJX-2024 chromosome 3, ASM4041242v1, whole genome shotgun sequence genome encodes these proteins:
- the LOC136851730 gene encoding keratin-associated protein 4-6-like, protein MTLALNAAQEELRSLQPRILCSSITRKQTQYVQGMEMPKIQMEDYEEILTPVAGFAPASAVSDTPDSSSIPGISATERTFHSVTFAGFLSNGLTALSHIKKDSSTLCCSTEDSSTLCCSTEDSSTLSCSTEDSSTLCCSTEDSSTLCCSTEDSSTLCCSTEDSSTLCCSTEDSSTLCCSTEDSSTLCCSTEDSSTMCFSTEDSSTLCCSTEDSSTLCCSTEDSSTLCCSTEDSSTLCCSTEDSSTLCCSREDSSTLCCSTEDSSTLCCSTADSSTLCCSTEDSSTLCCSTEDSSLCQYRRFIYIVL, encoded by the exons ATGACCCTAGCACTGAACGCCGCTCAAGAGGAGCTCAGATCTCTTCAACCCAGAATCTTGTGTTCAAGCATCACCAGGAAGCAAACACAGTATGTCCAGGGGATGGAAATG cctaagatccaaatggaagactatgaagaaattctgacgcccgtaGCAGGATTCGCACCTGCATCCGCAGTATCTGATACTCCAGATTCAAGTTCGATTCCTG GAATTTCTGCCACCGAACGCACATTCCACTCTGTCACTTTCGCCGGCTTTCTCTCAAATGGTCTTACTGCATTGAGCCACATCAAGAAAGATTCTTCTACATTGTGCTGTAGTACAGAAGATTCTTCTACATTGTGCTGTAGTACAGAAGATTCTTCTACATTGAGCTGTAGTACAGAAGATTCTTCTACATTGTGCTGTAGTACAGAAGATTCATCTACATTGTGCTGTAGTACAGAAGATTCTTCTACATTGTGCTGTAGTACAGAAGATTCTTCTACATTGTGCTGTAGTACAGAAGATTCTTCTACATTGTGCTGTAGTACAGAAGATTCTTCTACATTGTGCTGTAGTACAGAAGATTCTTCTACAATGTGCTTTAGTACAGAAGATTCTTCTACATTGTGCTGTAGTACAGAAGATTCTTCTACATTGTGCTGTAGTACAGAAGATTCTTCTACATTGTGCTGTAGCACAGAAGATTCTTCTACATTGTGCTGTAGCACAGAAGATTCTTCTACATTGTGCTGTAGTAGAGAAGATTCTTCTACATTGTGCTGTAGTACAGAAGATTCTTCTACATTGTGCTGTAGTACAGCAGATTCTTCTACATTGTGCTGTAGTACAGAAGATTCTTCTACATTGTGCTGTAGCACAGAAGATTCTTCATTGTGCCAGTACAGAAGATTCATCTACATTGTGCTGTAG